Proteins from a genomic interval of Oceanispirochaeta crateris:
- a CDS encoding carboxymuconolactone decarboxylase family protein, producing MQDVYTGKIFGIREFVRIVDKAVAGMMSYGKEIKLVDKNFRSLIMLAVTQVNGCQYCSYVHTKQALKSGSSEEDLAQLMEGDLAAADSSQRMALLFAQHYADTSGSYDAQAYERLVESYGKDQAAGILASIKMIMMGNANGGAMSLFIDRLHGKRNKDSSLGTELVVFLGILVILPAAFLKNLIIRSS from the coding sequence ATGCAGGATGTATATACAGGGAAAATCTTTGGTATTCGTGAGTTTGTCCGTATCGTAGACAAGGCGGTAGCTGGGATGATGTCCTATGGCAAAGAAATCAAATTGGTGGATAAGAACTTTAGAAGTCTTATCATGCTGGCTGTGACTCAGGTGAATGGCTGTCAGTACTGCTCCTATGTTCACACAAAACAGGCTTTGAAGTCGGGTTCCTCCGAGGAGGATTTAGCACAGCTTATGGAAGGCGATTTGGCCGCAGCAGACAGCAGTCAGAGGATGGCTCTTTTGTTTGCCCAGCACTATGCCGATACTTCCGGTTCTTATGATGCACAAGCCTACGAAAGGCTGGTTGAGTCATATGGCAAAGATCAGGCAGCAGGAATTCTTGCCTCTATAAAAATGATCATGATGGGCAATGCCAATGGGGGAGCCATGTCCCTCTTCATCGATCGTCTCCATGGAAAAAGAAATAAGGATAGTTCTCTTGGGACAGAACTTGTTGTTTTTCTGGGAATCCTCGTTATTTTACCCGCAGCATTTCTAAAGAATCTCATCATCCGTTCCAGCTAG
- a CDS encoding NAD(P)(+) transhydrogenase (Re/Si-specific) subunit beta codes for MIFLINSVYIVCSVLFIMGLKLMSSPATARRGNLLSAVGMFLAVIITLLDRNILSYQWILIGIVLGALIGVLAARLVAMTDMPQMVAAFNGFGGIASLLVAWVLFFKSPNTESFTLTTLYLSVFIGGITFTGSMVAFGKLDGKITTKPVLFRGQQFVNSLILLALLCFGVLFLFPDLAGISRSSLILYAVILSGILGVMVVIPIGGADMPVVISLLNSYSGLAACAAGFAIRNNLLIVSGALVGASGIILTNIMCKAMNRSLTNVLFSGFGSAGGSVVAEEGDEGEIRPINSEDAYLILEAASSVVIIPGYGMAVAQAQHVVRELADLLEQNGAEVNFAIHPVAGRMPGHMNVLLAEANVSYDKMREMDDINPMMETVDVAIVIGANDVVNPAAREVENSPIYGMPIISADKARTVFVLKRSMRTGFAGIGNPLFFKENTRMLFGDAKASIQAVVAQFKES; via the coding sequence ATGATATTCCTCATCAATAGCGTATATATTGTCTGTTCCGTTCTTTTTATAATGGGTCTCAAACTCATGAGTTCTCCTGCAACGGCCCGACGGGGGAATCTCCTATCTGCGGTGGGCATGTTTCTGGCTGTCATTATTACCCTACTGGACCGCAACATTCTATCTTATCAATGGATACTCATCGGGATCGTTCTTGGGGCTCTTATAGGTGTTCTGGCTGCCCGTCTGGTGGCGATGACCGATATGCCCCAGATGGTGGCCGCCTTCAATGGTTTTGGAGGAATTGCCAGTCTTCTGGTAGCCTGGGTTCTGTTTTTTAAGAGTCCCAACACAGAATCTTTTACCCTCACGACGCTTTATCTTTCTGTGTTTATCGGAGGGATCACCTTTACAGGAAGCATGGTTGCCTTTGGTAAATTGGATGGGAAAATAACAACTAAACCGGTCCTTTTCCGGGGACAGCAATTTGTGAATTCTCTGATCCTCCTTGCCTTACTCTGTTTTGGAGTCCTCTTCCTGTTTCCTGATCTGGCAGGGATCTCCCGGTCTTCTCTGATTCTGTATGCTGTGATCTTATCAGGTATCTTAGGTGTTATGGTTGTCATTCCCATCGGTGGAGCGGATATGCCTGTGGTGATCTCCCTGCTGAACTCCTATTCGGGACTGGCTGCCTGTGCTGCCGGGTTTGCCATCAGGAATAACCTTTTAATCGTTTCTGGTGCTCTGGTGGGTGCCAGTGGTATTATTCTGACAAACATCATGTGCAAGGCCATGAACCGGTCTTTAACCAATGTCCTTTTCAGTGGTTTTGGTTCTGCCGGAGGCAGTGTTGTTGCAGAGGAAGGGGATGAAGGAGAGATCAGGCCCATCAATTCTGAGGATGCCTATCTTATTCTCGAAGCAGCTTCATCGGTGGTCATTATTCCAGGATATGGTATGGCTGTTGCCCAGGCACAGCATGTGGTGCGGGAATTAGCAGATCTTCTGGAACAAAACGGTGCCGAAGTTAATTTTGCCATACATCCCGTAGCCGGTAGGATGCCCGGGCATATGAATGTTCTCCTGGCAGAAGCCAATGTCTCCTATGATAAAATGAGAGAGATGGATGATATCAATCCCATGATGGAAACGGTGGATGTGGCCATTGTGATCGGGGCCAATGACGTGGTGAATCCAGCCGCCAGGGAAGTGGAAAACAGTCCTATTTATGGAATGCCCATCATCAGTGCCGATAAGGCCAGGACGGTCTTCGTCTTGAAACGATCCATGAGAACCGGATTCGCCGGAATCGGGAACCCTCTCTTTTTCAAGGAAAATACACGCATGCTCTTTGGAGATGCCAAGGCTTCTATTCAGGCCGTGGTGGCTCAGTTTAAAGAGTCGTAA
- a CDS encoding NAD(P) transhydrogenase subunit alpha, with translation MLIAVPVESAVGETRVALVPDSIRKILKWEGASVALQSGAGLKSGYSDDMYREAGCEILDSREDLLKKADILVMVGKPEASDITRLSSGAALICQLDPFNEKKLISSLSSAGMTAVSLEMIPRSTIAQKMDVLSSQASLAGYMAVIKAAEIQKKVFPMMMTPAGTVSPSKVFVIGAGVAGLQAIATAKRLGASVSAFDTRPVVEEQVHSLGARFIKIDLGDTGQTKDGYARELTEEQLQKQRELMTKVCSQSDVVITTAKLFGRKAPVIINKEMIQKMSPGSLLVDMAVDSGGNVEGALPDQLVTVDGVHILGYGKGEMAVPFHASQMYSGNVTAFLETFWSPEAKGPVLEGENEILTGCVITRGGAIVHERFKEES, from the coding sequence ATGTTGATTGCTGTGCCTGTTGAATCGGCAGTGGGTGAAACCAGAGTGGCTTTGGTCCCTGATTCGATTCGTAAAATTCTGAAATGGGAGGGGGCTTCTGTCGCTTTGCAGTCGGGAGCCGGCTTAAAATCCGGTTATTCTGATGACATGTACCGGGAAGCAGGTTGTGAAATCCTGGATTCCCGGGAGGATCTCCTTAAAAAGGCGGACATCCTGGTTATGGTCGGCAAACCGGAAGCCTCGGATATCACCCGGTTGTCTTCGGGGGCAGCCCTGATCTGCCAGCTGGATCCTTTTAATGAAAAGAAACTGATCAGTTCTCTCTCTTCTGCGGGAATGACTGCTGTGAGTCTGGAAATGATTCCCCGGAGTACCATCGCCCAAAAGATGGATGTCCTGAGTTCCCAGGCTTCCTTGGCGGGGTATATGGCCGTAATTAAAGCCGCCGAAATCCAGAAGAAAGTTTTTCCCATGATGATGACACCCGCAGGGACTGTCTCACCTTCTAAGGTTTTTGTCATTGGAGCCGGTGTTGCAGGACTTCAGGCCATTGCTACAGCCAAGAGACTGGGAGCCAGTGTATCCGCCTTTGACACCAGGCCCGTGGTGGAAGAACAGGTCCACTCCCTGGGAGCCCGTTTTATCAAAATAGACTTGGGAGATACAGGACAGACCAAGGATGGTTATGCCCGAGAGCTGACTGAGGAGCAGCTTCAGAAACAGCGGGAACTCATGACAAAAGTTTGCAGCCAGTCCGATGTGGTCATCACCACAGCCAAGCTTTTTGGAAGGAAGGCTCCAGTTATTATTAATAAAGAAATGATTCAGAAAATGTCTCCAGGGAGCCTTCTGGTAGACATGGCTGTAGATAGTGGAGGGAATGTAGAGGGAGCTCTGCCGGACCAGCTGGTTACCGTGGACGGGGTTCATATTCTTGGGTATGGAAAAGGGGAAATGGCGGTTCCCTTTCACGCCAGTCAAATGTATTCCGGAAATGTTACAGCCTTTCTTGAGACCTTCTGGAGTCCAGAGGCCAAGGGGCCTGTTCTGGAAGGGGAGAACGAAATCCTCACGGGATGCGTCATCACGCGGGGAGGCGCCATCGTACACGAACGCTTCAAGGAGGAATCCTGA
- a CDS encoding NAD(P) transhydrogenase subunit alpha: MDAVYLFFVLILSIFLGLELIRKVPSTLHTPLMSGSNAISGITLVGALTSAGSADSRVTIVLGTLAVAFATINVVGGYLVTDRMLGMFKKKKESDS; encoded by the coding sequence ATGGATGCAGTTTATCTTTTCTTCGTATTGATACTATCAATTTTTTTGGGGTTGGAGTTGATCCGTAAGGTTCCCTCAACCTTGCATACGCCTTTGATGTCAGGGAGTAATGCCATTTCGGGAATCACTCTGGTCGGTGCCCTGACATCCGCCGGGAGCGCCGATTCCAGGGTGACCATTGTTCTGGGGACACTAGCTGTCGCCTTTGCGACCATTAATGTCGTGGGAGGCTATTTGGTCACTGACAGGATGCTGGGCATGTTCAAAAAGAAGAAGGAGTCAGATTCATGA
- a CDS encoding PG0541 family transporter-associated protein, protein MTRLEIIANNTVEDDIQDALKSVEIDFSYTRLNAVHGRGHSEPKAGNAVWPEENFIYLIYTEDDMALRFVAALKKIKERFTNEGIKVFAIPFANPIEI, encoded by the coding sequence ATGACCCGATTGGAAATCATTGCCAATAATACAGTAGAAGATGATATTCAGGATGCTCTGAAGAGTGTCGAAATAGACTTTTCCTACACCCGTCTGAATGCCGTTCATGGACGGGGACACTCGGAACCCAAGGCGGGAAATGCTGTCTGGCCCGAAGAGAACTTTATTTATCTTATTTATACAGAGGACGATATGGCTTTGCGTTTTGTGGCTGCCCTCAAAAAGATTAAAGAACGTTTTACCAATGAGGGAATCAAAGTTTTTGCTATTCCTTTTGCGAATCCCATAGAGATCTGA